From a single Nostoc edaphicum CCNP1411 genomic region:
- a CDS encoding CpeR family transcriptional regulator has translation MLIQLESIKAKMLPPQAEKKMRCWIRSRHLICSGNFFIFETLEYTTIERFSQCVASLGGTVISVDSVNKIWMGDHRQVILYQAKASLHTPHHTLKQYWIKYGGFYTKFDERV, from the coding sequence ATGTTGATTCAGCTTGAATCTATTAAAGCTAAAATGTTACCACCACAGGCTGAAAAAAAGATGCGCTGCTGGATTCGCAGCCGCCACTTGATTTGTTCGGGTAACTTTTTTATATTCGAGACATTAGAATATACAACGATTGAGAGATTCTCTCAATGTGTTGCTTCTTTAGGAGGAACAGTAATATCCGTTGACTCCGTTAATAAAATTTGGATGGGCGATCATCGCCAAGTTATTTTATATCAGGCAAAAGCTAGTTTACATACACCTCATCATACTTTGAAACAATACTGGATAAAATACGGTGGTTTCTACACTAAATTTGATGAGCGGGTTTAA
- a CDS encoding chromophore lyase CpcT/CpeT codes for MTIAPSESSTNASDLLTLASWMAGDFSNYKQSFASPQLYAHIHIFFRPLPIEFFSAIGFYSEQAYDHDLWTPYRQGVHKLVDLGDRIYIENYSLKDPMLYAGAARELDILKTITPESIERRYNCSMVFQREGEIFRGSVEPGNQCLIKRNGCQTYLVSEVEMTERTWISLDKGMDIETHKQIWGSTAGPLRFEKRESFADELRAVSALC; via the coding sequence TGGCGGGAGATTTTAGCAACTACAAGCAATCTTTTGCAAGTCCGCAACTTTACGCCCACATTCACATTTTTTTTCGTCCTTTACCGATAGAGTTTTTTTCTGCTATCGGTTTTTATTCTGAACAAGCGTATGACCACGATTTATGGACACCCTATCGTCAGGGAGTACATAAACTAGTCGATTTGGGCGATCGCATTTATATCGAAAATTACAGCTTGAAAGATCCTATGCTTTATGCAGGTGCAGCTCGTGAATTAGATATCCTCAAAACCATCACCCCAGAGAGCATTGAACGGCGTTATAACTGTTCAATGGTTTTTCAACGAGAAGGTGAAATATTTCGAGGCAGTGTGGAACCAGGCAATCAATGTCTGATTAAGCGTAATGGATGCCAGACATATCTTGTCAGCGAAGTAGAAATGACCGAGCGTACTTGGATAAGTCTAGATAAAGGTATGGATATTGAAACCCACAAGCAAATATGGGGATCAACTGCTGGGCCATTGCGGTTTGAAAAACGAGAAAGTTTTGCTGATGAATTACGTGCGGTGAGCGCATTATGTTGA